The sequence ATTTTTTCCCGGATGATCAGCTTCGTTTTCTTCGCTTCAGCGAATGCTTCGGTGCATGATTTGCATTCCGAGAGATGCAGCAGGAATTCCTTTTCCTCTTTTGGAGTGAGTTCGCCGTCAACTGCGCAACTCATAAGCACATGGGCTTTTTTGCAGTTCATAGATAAAAAGGTATGAATGTATAATGTATTATTCCTCTGAGTCTGTGTTGAAACCATATTTTTTTGCATAATTTTCAAGTTGACCTCGAAGCAGCTTACGACCGCGGTATAACCTTGACCTCACTGTTCCGATAGGGCTTTCAACCATGTTGGCTATCTCTTCATAGGTGAAACCCTCAATATCGCATAACTGTATAACTTCCCTGAATTCTTCCGGTAACGATTGCAGTGCCTGATAAACCTCCTCGTGCATGAGTGAGTGGAAGAAATCCGAATCAGCCTCAGTCGTATCTACCCGGGTATCCTTGATCGAATGATAAAAATCCTTGATCAGGTCATAATCAACCTTGCCCGGTTCCCGCGAATTCTTGCGGAATCTGTTGATATAGTTATTTTTAAGGATTTTAAACAGCCATGCTTTACAGTTTGTTCCCCGTTCAAATGAATTAAAAAATTTATAAGCCTTGAGATAGGTTTCCTGAACCAGATCTTCGGCGTCATTCGGATTCATGGTCAGGTGAAGGGCGTAGTTATAGAGCGAATTGATATGAGCGATAGCTTCAGCCTGGAATTCCTGCTGTTTTTTCAACTCTTCCCTGGAAAGGACTTCCTTGCCGTGTTTTGTTTTTTTCTTTTCTGAGGATTTTTGGGTATCCATAACAGGCTTTGTTCTTTATATGGGGAGTTTCCCATCAACCATGTATGATCATGGAGCAACACTGATAAAGAGTTAATTTATAATATTTATTTTAAAGAAGTCCAATAGTTCGAGAGATATAGGGGCGATTGCAAGCGGTTGTCGGCTATTTGCCCTTCCATTCGCGGCAAGACCGTGAACAGGTTCGGCCAGACGGGAGCCGGGCACATAATAATAATTGATTATTACATTATGAGTGAACGGACAGACGTTGTCGTTATCGGGTCAGGCATAGGCGGACTGACTGCGGCAGCACTTCTTCAGGAGCGGGGGATTCAGACCGTGGTCTTTGAAAAAAATGCTTTTCCGGGAGGGAGCTGTTCTTCGTTCTGCAGAAACGGGTATACGTTCGATGCCGGAGCTTCGGTTTTTTACGGTTTTTCGGAGAATGACCGGAGCGGGACACTGAACCTGCATACGAAAATATTTCGGAAACTCGGAGTCGAGGTGGCGACGGTTCCGGATCCCGTTCAGATTCATTATCACCTGCCGAATGGTTTCAATGTAGCCGCATCGTACAGTCGTCAGGGATTTCTCGATTCGCTTGCGGCGAGGTTTCCTCATGAAAAAAAAGGGATAGAGGCGTTCTACAGGGAACTGGAAGATGTTTATGAAATTCTCAGCTCACTGCCTGCCGGTTCTCTTGAAGATGTCGTGCACCTGATTTCCGTTGGCGGACGATTTCCACAGAAAACGGTTATGCTGGCACTGAAAACCTTTCGTTCGATGGGAAAAACCGCACGAAAATATATCAGTGATGAAGAACTGCTGCATTTCATCGATATCGAATCGTATTCATGGGCGGTACAGGATGCTCTTTCCACGCCGCTGGTCAATGCGGGAATATGTCTTGCCGACCGGCACCATGGAGGTATCAATTATCCTCTCGGTGGTGCCGGGAGCATACCGGATGCGCTGTGCCGCGGATTAGAGAAGTTTGGAGGATCGATACGGTACCGTTCCGGTGTCGATGAAATTCTTGTGGAGAACGGAGTTGCCCGGGGTGTGAAACTCTCAAATGGTGAAACGGTTCATGCAAAAGCCGTTATCAGCAATGCAACCGTCTGGGATACCTACAATCGTCTGATTTCGGATTCGAGATACCGTGTCGATGACGATCGTTTTATACGGGCTCCGAGCTGGTTTCAGATGTATCTCGGTGTTGATGAACGCGTGATTCCCCGCGGATTTCATGTTCACCACATTCTTGTTGACGACTGGCAAACGTACAGTGATCTTGGCGGTACGATATACTTTTCCGCTCCGACTATTCTTGCGCCCTCTCTTGCTCCGCCAGGCAAGCATATCGTTCATGCTTTTGTGACATCCGAAACCAGCGAGTGGGAGCAATATGAACGCGGAGGAGAGGCGTATCGTGAGGCAAAGGAGCGTTATGCCGACAGCATTATAGCCCGGACGGAAAAAATTCTTCCGGGTCTTTCAAAAGCAGTGGAGTTGCGGATTCTTGCCACCCCGCAAACCCATGAGCGATATTTGAACCGCTACAAGGGGACATATGGGGCGCAGCTCAAGCCAGGCCAGAACATTCTGCTGAAGCCGCAGAACCGTACGCCTGTGAGAAACCTTTTTGCAGCAGGAGACAGTACCTTTCCCGGACAGGGAGTTATTGCTGTGACCTATTCAGGGGTTTCATGCGCTTCGCTGGTAGCTCGCAAGTTGGGAAAGCCGATGGATTATCTTTGACTCTCGCCCCCCATGAAGAAGCTTGGGCGAGGTTGCAACTTGTAATGCTTGCGATGTTTCCAATGTTTACAACTGTTTCGCGGCCCCGTCGGCCTTGTCCTGAAAGCCTCGCGGAAATTTTCAGGTTTTATTTCTGAGCTTCACCGGGAGCGATATGTCCGTAGCCAGCGCAATCTCCCTAACCGGTCGCGGGTTTTCTCTTCAGCTTGCGGCCAGCAGCATATCAATCTCTCTGAACGGAAAATCGGTCAGTTCGGCAAGGATTTTTTTTGTGACATATCCTTTGAACAGATAGGTGCCTTTTCTCAGGCTATGGCTTTTCCAGAGTATATCGGCTACGGTACTGTGTTCCGTAAGCTTCAGCAGAAAAGGGAGGAGCGTATTGGTCAGGGCGAACGATGCGGTTTTTGCTACTGCCGAGGGGATGTTCGGCACGCAGTAATGAGTTACACCGTGTTTGACATAGATCGGGTTGGTATGTGAGGTGTGACGGCTGGTGGCAAAACACGCCCCCTGATCGATGGATACGTCTATTATCACCGAGCCTGACTTCATTGACTTGACGACCTGTTCACTTACCAGCGGGCGGATGAGTTTCTTTTTTGGGCTGAGTGCTCCGATCATGACGTCGGATTCTCTGGCGAGTTGGGATATGTAATGGTCGTTGGCAATCGCCGTAACAAGATGCCGGTTGAAGAATGCTTCGAACCTTCTCAGGCGGTTGATCTCCTTGTCGATAACCGTAACCTGGGCCCCGAGCCCGAGAGCGTCCTGTGCTGCAAACAGACCAACGGTTCCCGCTCCGATAATGGTTACATGGGCAGGCGGTACCCCGGCAATGCCTCCGAGGAGAATACCGCTTCCCCCATATCCTGTTTCAAGGTATTTCGCTGCTGTCTGAATGGCAAGCGCACCGGCAATCTCGCTGAGGGTTCTTACGATCGGCAGTTCTCCGTCACGTGTTTCTATGAACTCGAATCCGAGTGCGGTAACGTTTTTTTCAAGAAGCGAGCGGATAAGATGGCGGTTGACGGTGCCAAGGTGCAGAGCCGAGATGAGCATCTGACCGGGAATGAAGAGTGGCAGTTCTTCGGGTTGTGGTGGAGAAACCTTGACGATGACATTCGATTGCCTGAACAGCTCTTCTGCTGAAGCTGCGACAACAGCACCGGCTTCGGCATAATCTGCGTCTGAAAAATTGCAGAAGTGACCAGCTTCTGTTTCAATGATTACCCTGATTCCGTGTTCGGTAAGGATCTGAACTCCTGCCGGAGAAATTGCGACCCGGCGTTCATCCTGTGCCCGTTCTCTGGGGATGCCAAGAGCTATATGCATGGTTTTTTCGGGCTTGATCAAAAGGCGCTCAAGTGTTTTGACGCCAAGTTCAAACTCGATATCACAACCGTATCCCATACCGGAATTTATTAGAGCGTTTACAGGTAAAAGGTTGCCGACAATCTTCCGCTGCAGGCAGCCCTTTTGGCCGAAGTATTTATTTAACCGTTATGGTTATGCTTTCAACGGGTTTCGTATGCTGCGTTTCATGTGATGAACATGTCGAACCCGGCAGGTGAAGTTGCCCTCCCGAAACGGTACAGACGATCCCCGAAGCCGTGTCGAAAACTCCTTTTGCGGCACCGCTGATTACGGATAGCGGCAGTTGCAGTATCGGCAGATTTTCCGAAGCCGTGTGCACGGCAAGCCGGGCCCCGTAAGCGATGCTGTTGCCGATTTTTCCGATGGAGTCCGCAGGATTGAGTTTTCCCTCCCTTACGCGGGAAACAACGTTTGCCGCACCTCCAGGCAGTTTGTTGAGCACATTGTAGCCGATGGTCTGCGCATAGGTGATGAATCCGGGAACATTGAGGCCGATCACAATTCTTCTGAGATTTTCAGCTCTTGAAAGCACTTTGATGGTGCCTTCGCCGGTAATAACCGTTTGGCAGGCAAGCCGCCCTCCTTCCTGAAACAGTTTTTCGGAAATGAAGGCTTTTTCTTCTTCACTTGGCCGGGAAAGTGACCCGGCACCCTCTTTAACGTAAACGAAACAGCTCTGGCAGATACCGTTTCCGCCGCAGATGCAGCCTATATGGCTGTTATGCAGCTGAGCCGCATGCAGGAGTAAATCACCAACTTCGGCTTCGCATGGCTTGTCGTTAATGTATATGATCATGGTGGTATGGTGTTAGTGATGAACAGGGTATATCGCTCAATCCCTGAATAAATATAATCAAATTCACTCGGCATCAATCACTCTTGCTGCAGCCCGTTCTTTTTTTCGGCAAAGGTACGTTTCGGGAGGCCTGAAATGCAAAAGAGACCCTTTTCAGAGCCTCTTTTACGCTGCTGCGACTTGTTTCAGGCAGGAACGCCGTTATGGTGTACATGAGAACGCACGGCAGAACTTTTTTCATGCTGTCCATTGCCGTTTCTGCAGCAGCCAGGCAGAACGCTCGATTGGTGATGTTCGGCCGACGGTTTTACCTCGATATCGATCCGGGCGCTATCTTCTGTTTCTTCTCCTGAAGATGCCGGTTGAAACCCCGTCAAGGCAAGTTGCACCGCATCGGCGATACCTCCGATTATGTCGCGTACAATCTGCAGGATATCGAATTTTCCCTGCACCGTTCTTTCTATCTGCAGAGCAACGGTTTCAGGAAACTTGATCAGCGCGTCCCAACCCATTTTAGCTGAATAAGCCGGCAACAGCAGCGGATTGGTTTCGTACATTTCTTTGACCTCTTCGATAGCGCTGAGAATTTTCACGGTTCCCGGCTTTTCAATATTCGTCAGGCAGGCCATTCTGGTTCCCTCTTCGATAAGGCGATCGGAGAGCATGGCTTTTTCCGTTTCACTGATCGGGGAGAGCAGCTCACTCCCTTCGATTACTTTTACATAACAGGTCTGGCATATGCCGTTTCCGCCGCAGAAATAACCGATATGGGCGTGATTGGCGCGGGCGACATCGAGCAGCCGGTCCCCGGTTTCTGCTGTACAGGTTCTGTCGTTTATGATAATGTTCATTTCTTATATGATTTTATACTTATATGGTTATTTAGTTTTATCCTCTTTATTCAAGAAACCTGAAGAGAGGCCCAAAAAGTTGCGCAACTGAAAATTGTTTGATGAATAGAAAGGGGCGTCACTCTGCAGCGATGTTTGTTCTGCAGGGTGACGGAGTCGCGTGGCGTTTTGCGTGGTGTTTCAGGATAAAGAAACGAGAACAGATCAGGGCGGTTCAGGGGAGCGCCGGAGTTTCGGGCAACGCTTTTGACGCCTCTTCGAGCTGTTTGAGAAGATCGGTATAGATGCCAAGCAGAGCTGCGGGCCTGGAGCTGTTCCCGGCAGGATGGTGCAGCACCAGTTTCAGTTTTTTCTCCATTCTGAAACCCGGTTTGAACGGAATCATCCATTCCTGCTGAACGGAACTGAAAAGGGACTGAAAAAATGCCCTGTGTTCAAAGTTTTCCTGATCGTTTTCGGGCAGGAAGATGGTGAATGTTTCTTGCTGGATATCGATTTTATCGATACCGATCGATGAAGCACGGATTTTAAGTCTTGAGAGCAGGAGCATGTTGACTACTTCTTCGGGAAGTTCTCCAAACCGGTCTGTAAGTTCGGAGCCAATGGCGTCCAGTTCGCTTTCACGGCGGGCTTTCGATATTTTTTCATAGAAACTGAACCGCTCATGGACGGCGCTGATAAAGTAATCGGGAATGAGTGCGTCGAAGAAAAAGACCAGGTCACAGTTTTTAACTGTTTTCAGTGGTGTGTTGCCGCTTTCGGAGAAAAGTTCGCGGAAGTGCGTTGATTTCAGCTCGGCAACGGTCTCCTCAAGCATTTTCTGGTAAAGGTCGAAACCCAGTTCATGAATGAAGCCGGACTGTTCGGCTCCCAGGAGGTTTCCGGCTCCCCGTATATCGAGATCGCGAAGGGCTACGGTAAATCCGGCTCCGAGTTCCGTAAAACTTTCAATAACGGCAAGCCGTTGAACGGCTTCCCTTTTCAATGTATGAATGGGTGGGGCGATCATGTAGCAGAAAGCTTTCCGTTCGCTTCGGCCCACTCTTCCCCTGAGCTGGTAGAGGTCGGCAAGTCCGAACATGTCGGCTCTGTTGATGATGATGGTGTTGGCATTGGAAATATCGAGACCTGAACCGATTATCGATGTGGAAATGAGCACATCCACCTCTTTCTGCATGAAATCCATCATGACTTTTTCAAGCTCTTTTGAAGGCATTTGGCCATGCGCATAGACGATTCTTGCATAGGGGACAAGTTCCCTGAGTATATGCTGAATCTCTTCGAGACCGCTGATGCGGTTGTGCAGGAAAAAAACCTGTCCGTCGCGTTGTATTTCACGCTGGATTGCCAACTGAATGAGGACCGGGTCGTAATCTGAAATGGAGGTTTCGACAGGCTGGCGGTTTTTTGGAGGCGTTGAGACAATTGAGAGATCCCTTGCGCCCAGCATCGAGAACTGCAGCGTTCTCGGTATCGGAGTCGCAGACATGGTGAGAGTATCCACCTCAGGGTGAGACACCCGCAGTTTTTCCTTCACTTCAACCCCGAAGTGTTGTTCTTCATCGATTATGAGCAGGCCGAGATCCCTGAAACGGACATCTTTGGAGACCAGCCGATGGGTGCCGATGACAATATCGATTGCTCCGTTTTCAATTTTTTCGATTCTTTCGAGCTGTTCTTTTTTTGGTATGAAACGGCTGAGCACGGTAATGGAAACCGGAAAATTTGCAAATCGTCTTTCGAACGACTCCAGATGCTGATGAGCCAGAATGGTGGTAGGGGTGAGTATGGCCACCTGTTTTCGGGATTCAACAGCCTTGAATGCCGCCCGCATGGCGATTTCGGTTTTACCGAATCCGGCGTCGCCGCATATCAGGCGATCCATGGGGTGGGGCTTCTGCATATCGGCTTTAACCTCTTCAATCGCCTTGAGCTGATCAGGAGTCTCCTCAAAAATAAATGATGCTTCAAACTCACGCATGAAAATCGTGTCGGCGCAGAAGGCAAAGCCGGGCTTCATGGTTCTCTCGGCATAAAGCCTGATGAGATTGATGGCGATGTCCCTTATTTTTTTTCTGACCTTCTCTTTTTTTGCAGCCCATTTGCTGCTGCCGAGTTTCGACAGGGAGGGGAGAGCGCCTTCAGCAGCGGTGTACTTCGAGAGCAGATTGATGTTCTGGACATTGACAAAGAGCTGATCGCCCCCTTCATATTCCACCAGCACGCACTCCTGCTCCGAATTGCCGACGGTAATGGTTTCAAGGGATTTGAAGATCCCGATGCCATAATCTTCATGAACAACGTAATCTCCGATTTTGAGACGGTGCAGATCTTTCAGGGAGATTCCCTTGATTTTCCGTTTTCTGTGCGATCTGTGGGTATGGAACTTTCCGAAAATATCGGACTCGGAGTAGATGTCGAGATGTCTGAACGAAAATCCGGAATGCAGATTGATGGCGATCCATTGAATGTCGGGAGAGTGAGTTTCTGTTGCTTCGCGCAGTTCATCTCCAAGAAATTCTGCGAGTTCGTCGATTTCCCGTTTTGAAGCAGAGGCGAAAACAGGTTGCCTGCCGGCTGCGGCAGCTTTCTGCAGTTCACCGGCCAGCAGACGGAAATTCGCCATGATTTTTTTCTGGGGGTGCGATCCGAAATCAATTGCGTCGGAGGAAACCGGAGAGACATGTATTTGACGGAATGCAAAAAGGGCTTTCTTTGCAGAATCGGTATCATCCAGCATGCCCAGTTCCGATGTGCTTTCGATCAGGATGATTGCGGATTCCGGAAGATAGTCGAGCATGTAACTTTCTTTGCCGGAACCGGTTTCATGACTGAAGTTTCCCGTTACGGTTATGTGCTCGACTGTTTTTCCGGAAAGCTGTGAGTTGATATCGAATATTCGCAGGGATGTGACGGTATCGCCAAAAAACTCTATCCGCACCGGTTCGGGTGATCCGAAGGAAAAAACATCGATAATCGATCCGCGAACGGAAAATTCGCCCTCATCCTCCACGAACTCCCGATGTTCAAACTGGTTTTCTCTGAGAAAATTTTTCAGCTTTTCATATCCGGCATCTTTTTCCCTATCAAGCCGGAAGAGTTTTTTTCCGATTTCATCCGGTGAACAGAGCGGCTGCTGCAGATCGCTGAATGATGCATGCAGGAGAACGGAGGTGCCGTCCGCAAGAGCCATCATGGCAAGAGGCAGCTGATCGTAAACGCTGAAAAATGAACCGGAAGGAACCAGCAGATTGAAATCGTTCTCAAAAAGTTCGTCATTTTCCGGTCCGCTGATAACCAGAATCGGCGAGTCTGTTTCAAAAAACAGCAGGGCCGCTGTCAGAGACGCGAGGGAGCCGCTGATACCGGTTATCCCTATCGGATCAAGCTGTGCGGCACTGCCGGAAGCGTTTTGCTCCAGTCTTTTTTTAAGGAGCCGAAAGGCATCAGTCTGTCTTAGGGTGTCGAAGAGAAAGGATGGAGTTCTTTTTACAACCGGAATACTGCTGATCTTCGTTTCTGATAACGTTTTCATATGAGTCGGACAAAACCTATTTTCATGCATGGTTCGGCAGTAGGGCCGAACCGCTTATAACCCATGGTCTATGCACATTCTTGAACTGAACAATCTCAAAACCTATTACTCTACCGGGTACGGCGTTGCAAAAGCTGTCGATGGGGTGAGTTTTACTCTTGCACAGAATCGCACTCTCGGCATCGTCGGTGAGTCGGGGTGCGGTAAATCGGTTACGGCACTCTCCATTATGAGGCTTGTTCCCATGCCTCCGGGATATTTTGCCGGAGGAGAAATTTTATGGAAAGGTAACAATATACTCAAATTGCCGGAAGAAGGAATGCGGCGCCTGAGGGGAAACGAGATCGCCATGATTTTTCAGGAACCGATGAGTTCGCTTAATCCGGTTTTTACCTGCGGGAACCAGATCATGGAGCAGATTCTTTTGCATCGGAACATTTCCCGTCGGGAAGCGCGGGAACGTTCGATCGAGCTGCTTCATCTGGTCGGCATTCCGAATCCGTCCGAGCGCTTTTCTTCATATCCGCATGAACTTTCGGGAGGTATG comes from Chlorobium limicola DSM 245 and encodes:
- a CDS encoding anti-sigma factor family protein, translating into MNCKKAHVLMSCAVDGELTPKEEKEFLLHLSECKSCTEAFAEAKKTKLIIREKILRVKAPQSLVDSVLKLGVFPGMETEKNLIFDQIS
- a CDS encoding sigma-70 family RNA polymerase sigma factor produces the protein MDTQKSSEKKKTKHGKEVLSREELKKQQEFQAEAIAHINSLYNYALHLTMNPNDAEDLVQETYLKAYKFFNSFERGTNCKAWLFKILKNNYINRFRKNSREPGKVDYDLIKDFYHSIKDTRVDTTEADSDFFHSLMHEEVYQALQSLPEEFREVIQLCDIEGFTYEEIANMVESPIGTVRSRLYRGRKLLRGQLENYAKKYGFNTDSEE
- a CDS encoding FAD-dependent oxidoreductase gives rise to the protein MSERTDVVVIGSGIGGLTAAALLQERGIQTVVFEKNAFPGGSCSSFCRNGYTFDAGASVFYGFSENDRSGTLNLHTKIFRKLGVEVATVPDPVQIHYHLPNGFNVAASYSRQGFLDSLAARFPHEKKGIEAFYRELEDVYEILSSLPAGSLEDVVHLISVGGRFPQKTVMLALKTFRSMGKTARKYISDEELLHFIDIESYSWAVQDALSTPLVNAGICLADRHHGGINYPLGGAGSIPDALCRGLEKFGGSIRYRSGVDEILVENGVARGVKLSNGETVHAKAVISNATVWDTYNRLISDSRYRVDDDRFIRAPSWFQMYLGVDERVIPRGFHVHHILVDDWQTYSDLGGTIYFSAPTILAPSLAPPGKHIVHAFVTSETSEWEQYERGGEAYREAKERYADSIIARTEKILPGLSKAVELRILATPQTHERYLNRYKGTYGAQLKPGQNILLKPQNRTPVRNLFAAGDSTFPGQGVIAVTYSGVSCASLVARKLGKPMDYL
- a CDS encoding alanine dehydrogenase, coding for MGYGCDIEFELGVKTLERLLIKPEKTMHIALGIPRERAQDERRVAISPAGVQILTEHGIRVIIETEAGHFCNFSDADYAEAGAVVAASAEELFRQSNVIVKVSPPQPEELPLFIPGQMLISALHLGTVNRHLIRSLLEKNVTALGFEFIETRDGELPIVRTLSEIAGALAIQTAAKYLETGYGGSGILLGGIAGVPPAHVTIIGAGTVGLFAAQDALGLGAQVTVIDKEINRLRRFEAFFNRHLVTAIANDHYISQLARESDVMIGALSPKKKLIRPLVSEQVVKSMKSGSVIIDVSIDQGACFATSRHTSHTNPIYVKHGVTHYCVPNIPSAVAKTASFALTNTLLPFLLKLTEHSTVADILWKSHSLRKGTYLFKGYVTKKILAELTDFPFREIDMLLAAS
- a CDS encoding 2Fe-2S iron-sulfur cluster-binding protein, with translation MIIYINDKPCEAEVGDLLLHAAQLHNSHIGCICGGNGICQSCFVYVKEGAGSLSRPSEEEKAFISEKLFQEGGRLACQTVITGEGTIKVLSRAENLRRIVIGLNVPGFITYAQTIGYNVLNKLPGGAANVVSRVREGKLNPADSIGKIGNSIAYGARLAVHTASENLPILQLPLSVISGAAKGVFDTASGIVCTVSGGQLHLPGSTCSSHETQHTKPVESITITVK
- a CDS encoding 2Fe-2S iron-sulfur cluster-binding protein, producing MNIIINDRTCTAETGDRLLDVARANHAHIGYFCGGNGICQTCYVKVIEGSELLSPISETEKAMLSDRLIEEGTRMACLTNIEKPGTVKILSAIEEVKEMYETNPLLLPAYSAKMGWDALIKFPETVALQIERTVQGKFDILQIVRDIIGGIADAVQLALTGFQPASSGEETEDSARIDIEVKPSAEHHQSSVLPGCCRNGNGQHEKSSAVRSHVHHNGVPA
- the mfd gene encoding transcription-repair coupling factor → MKTLSETKISSIPVVKRTPSFLFDTLRQTDAFRLLKKRLEQNASGSAAQLDPIGITGISGSLASLTAALLFFETDSPILVISGPENDELFENDFNLLVPSGSFFSVYDQLPLAMMALADGTSVLLHASFSDLQQPLCSPDEIGKKLFRLDREKDAGYEKLKNFLRENQFEHREFVEDEGEFSVRGSIIDVFSFGSPEPVRIEFFGDTVTSLRIFDINSQLSGKTVEHITVTGNFSHETGSGKESYMLDYLPESAIILIESTSELGMLDDTDSAKKALFAFRQIHVSPVSSDAIDFGSHPQKKIMANFRLLAGELQKAAAAGRQPVFASASKREIDELAEFLGDELREATETHSPDIQWIAINLHSGFSFRHLDIYSESDIFGKFHTHRSHRKRKIKGISLKDLHRLKIGDYVVHEDYGIGIFKSLETITVGNSEQECVLVEYEGGDQLFVNVQNINLLSKYTAAEGALPSLSKLGSSKWAAKKEKVRKKIRDIAINLIRLYAERTMKPGFAFCADTIFMREFEASFIFEETPDQLKAIEEVKADMQKPHPMDRLICGDAGFGKTEIAMRAAFKAVESRKQVAILTPTTILAHQHLESFERRFANFPVSITVLSRFIPKKEQLERIEKIENGAIDIVIGTHRLVSKDVRFRDLGLLIIDEEQHFGVEVKEKLRVSHPEVDTLTMSATPIPRTLQFSMLGARDLSIVSTPPKNRQPVETSISDYDPVLIQLAIQREIQRDGQVFFLHNRISGLEEIQHILRELVPYARIVYAHGQMPSKELEKVMMDFMQKEVDVLISTSIIGSGLDISNANTIIINRADMFGLADLYQLRGRVGRSERKAFCYMIAPPIHTLKREAVQRLAVIESFTELGAGFTVALRDLDIRGAGNLLGAEQSGFIHELGFDLYQKMLEETVAELKSTHFRELFSESGNTPLKTVKNCDLVFFFDALIPDYFISAVHERFSFYEKISKARRESELDAIGSELTDRFGELPEEVVNMLLLSRLKIRASSIGIDKIDIQQETFTIFLPENDQENFEHRAFFQSLFSSVQQEWMIPFKPGFRMEKKLKLVLHHPAGNSSRPAALLGIYTDLLKQLEEASKALPETPALP